A single Macaca mulatta isolate MMU2019108-1 chromosome 11, T2T-MMU8v2.0, whole genome shotgun sequence DNA region contains:
- the SMCO3 gene encoding single-pass membrane and coiled-coil domain-containing protein 3 isoform X1, with the protein MLAEENPPHFLPLGKKLGSDHIGNMAQSDFLYPENPKRRQEVNRLHQQLLDCLSDSFDVTNKLTEVLNTHLGCRLAFIEMKRDGTIKENCDIIIQAIMKIQKELQKVDEALKDKLEPTLYRKLQDIKERETEKIAIVQKVISVILGEATSAASAVAVKLVGSNITTGIINKLVTVLAQIGASLLGSIGVAVLGLGIDMIVRAILGAVEKTQLQAAIKSYEKHLVEFKSASEKYNHAITEVTNLVKHQMK; encoded by the exons ATGTTAGCAGAAGAAAACCCTCCCCACTTCCTACCCTTAGGAAAAAAGCTAGGAAG cgATCATATTGGAAATATGGCCCAAAGTGACTTCCTCTACCCAGAGAACCCAAAGAGGCGGCAAGAAGTAAATCGTCTTCACCAACAGCTCCTTGATTGCTTATCTGACAGCTTCGATGTCACCAATAAGCTGACTGAGGTTCTAAATACGCACTTGGGGTGCAGGCTGGCCTTCATTGAGATGAAAAGAGATGGGACCATCAAAGAAAACTGTGATATCATCATCCAAGCCATTATGAAAATCCAAAAGGAATTGCAAAAGGTTGATGAAGCACTAAAAGACAAGCTAGAGCCAACCCTCTATAGAAAGCTTCAGGATATTAAGGAAAGGGAAACAGAGAAAATTGCAATAGTGCAAAAGGTTATTTCGGTCATCCTGGGAGAAGCTACATCTGCAGCCAGTGCAGTCGCTGTTAAACTTGTGGGCTCAAATATCACAACTGGCATAATTAACAAGCTGGTCACTGTGTTAGCTCAAATTGGTGCTTCTCTCCTTGGTAGTATTGGAGTTGCTGTTCTTGGCCTTGGCATAGATATGATTGTCCGTGCCATCCTGGGAGCAGTGGAAAAAACACAGCTTCAAGCAGCCATCAAAAGTTATGAGAAGCATCTGGTGGAATTCAAGTCAGCCTCAGAAAAATATAATCATGCCATTACTGAGGTCACCAATCTAGTGAAACACCAAATGAAATGA
- the SMCO3 gene encoding single-pass membrane and coiled-coil domain-containing protein 3 (The RefSeq protein has 1 substitution compared to this genomic sequence), with the protein MAQSDILYPENPKRRQEVNRLHQQLLDCLSDSFDVTNKLTEVLNTHLGCRLAFIEMKRDGTIKENCDIIIQAIMKIQKELQKVDEALKDKLEPTLYRKLQDIKERETEKIAIVQKVISVILGEATSAASAVAVKLVGSNITTGIINKLVTVLAQIGASLLGSIGVAVLGLGIDMIVRAILGAVEKTQLQAAIKSYEKHLVEFKSASEKYNHAITEVTNLVKHQMK; encoded by the coding sequence ATGGCCCAAAGTGACTTCCTCTACCCAGAGAACCCAAAGAGGCGGCAAGAAGTAAATCGTCTTCACCAACAGCTCCTTGATTGCTTATCTGACAGCTTCGATGTCACCAATAAGCTGACTGAGGTTCTAAATACGCACTTGGGGTGCAGGCTGGCCTTCATTGAGATGAAAAGAGATGGGACCATCAAAGAAAACTGTGATATCATCATCCAAGCCATTATGAAAATCCAAAAGGAATTGCAAAAGGTTGATGAAGCACTAAAAGACAAGCTAGAGCCAACCCTCTATAGAAAGCTTCAGGATATTAAGGAAAGGGAAACAGAGAAAATTGCAATAGTGCAAAAGGTTATTTCGGTCATCCTGGGAGAAGCTACATCTGCAGCCAGTGCAGTCGCTGTTAAACTTGTGGGCTCAAATATCACAACTGGCATAATTAACAAGCTGGTCACTGTGTTAGCTCAAATTGGTGCTTCTCTCCTTGGTAGTATTGGAGTTGCTGTTCTTGGCCTTGGCATAGATATGATTGTCCGTGCCATCCTGGGAGCAGTGGAAAAAACACAGCTTCAAGCAGCCATCAAAAGTTATGAGAAGCATCTGGTGGAATTCAAGTCAGCCTCAGAAAAATATAATCATGCCATTACTGAGGTCACCAATCTAGTGAAACACCAAATGAAATGA
- the SMCO3 gene encoding single-pass membrane and coiled-coil domain-containing protein 3 isoform X2: MAQSDFLYPENPKRRQEVNRLHQQLLDCLSDSFDVTNKLTEVLNTHLGCRLAFIEMKRDGTIKENCDIIIQAIMKIQKELQKVDEALKDKLEPTLYRKLQDIKERETEKIAIVQKVISVILGEATSAASAVAVKLVGSNITTGIINKLVTVLAQIGASLLGSIGVAVLGLGIDMIVRAILGAVEKTQLQAAIKSYEKHLVEFKSASEKYNHAITEVTNLVKHQMK, encoded by the coding sequence ATGGCCCAAAGTGACTTCCTCTACCCAGAGAACCCAAAGAGGCGGCAAGAAGTAAATCGTCTTCACCAACAGCTCCTTGATTGCTTATCTGACAGCTTCGATGTCACCAATAAGCTGACTGAGGTTCTAAATACGCACTTGGGGTGCAGGCTGGCCTTCATTGAGATGAAAAGAGATGGGACCATCAAAGAAAACTGTGATATCATCATCCAAGCCATTATGAAAATCCAAAAGGAATTGCAAAAGGTTGATGAAGCACTAAAAGACAAGCTAGAGCCAACCCTCTATAGAAAGCTTCAGGATATTAAGGAAAGGGAAACAGAGAAAATTGCAATAGTGCAAAAGGTTATTTCGGTCATCCTGGGAGAAGCTACATCTGCAGCCAGTGCAGTCGCTGTTAAACTTGTGGGCTCAAATATCACAACTGGCATAATTAACAAGCTGGTCACTGTGTTAGCTCAAATTGGTGCTTCTCTCCTTGGTAGTATTGGAGTTGCTGTTCTTGGCCTTGGCATAGATATGATTGTCCGTGCCATCCTGGGAGCAGTGGAAAAAACACAGCTTCAAGCAGCCATCAAAAGTTATGAGAAGCATCTGGTGGAATTCAAGTCAGCCTCAGAAAAATATAATCATGCCATTACTGAGGTCACCAATCTAGTGAAACACCAAATGAAATGA